A single genomic interval of Microbacterium hydrocarbonoxydans harbors:
- a CDS encoding M81 family metallopeptidase, producing the protein MGALPPVADGGVQRPRIGIGGISIESSTFSPHISGDEAFTIRSGAELRAYYPFLDDGRELAEAADWVPLTHGRSLPGGAVDPETYRRMKQAIVDGIRLHGPFDGFFFDIHGAMSVVGMEDAEGDLAVAVREALGPDTLVSTSMDLHGNVSETLRDAVDLLTCYRMAPHEDWLNTKERAVWNLLARLRGEHGGDVLRRRPYTAWVGVPVLLPGEKTSTRLEPARGIYAELPRIEALPGVVDASVWIGYAWADEPRCQAYVVVTGDDRELIAREAERVARRFWEAREEFVFVARTGSLDEAVERALAPDARHPYLISDSGDNPTAGGAGDVTWTLAHLLERAELTGSERTTLVASIFDPAAVAAAVAAGVGASVTVSAGAGVDDGPHGPVRISGTVFSITHGDPDAGTQVVLAVGGLHAVITERRKPFHHLQDFRMLGLEPTTADIVVVKIGYLEPELYDLAADWTLALTPGGVDQDLLRLGHRRLRPGVYPFDSSGTPELTAVVVRRGEEESLS; encoded by the coding sequence ATGGGGGCACTGCCTCCGGTCGCGGATGGCGGTGTGCAGAGACCCCGCATCGGCATCGGGGGCATCTCGATCGAGTCGAGCACCTTCTCGCCGCACATCTCCGGCGACGAGGCGTTCACGATCCGCAGCGGAGCGGAACTGCGCGCATACTATCCATTCCTCGACGACGGGCGAGAGCTCGCAGAGGCCGCGGACTGGGTCCCGCTCACGCATGGCCGCTCGCTTCCCGGCGGTGCGGTGGACCCCGAGACCTATCGCCGTATGAAGCAGGCGATCGTCGACGGCATCCGCCTCCACGGTCCGTTCGACGGCTTCTTCTTCGACATCCACGGCGCGATGAGCGTGGTCGGGATGGAGGATGCCGAAGGAGACCTCGCCGTCGCGGTGCGCGAGGCGCTGGGGCCGGACACGCTGGTGTCCACGTCGATGGATCTGCACGGCAACGTCTCCGAGACGCTGCGGGACGCCGTCGACCTGCTCACCTGCTATCGGATGGCGCCGCACGAGGACTGGCTGAACACGAAGGAGCGGGCGGTGTGGAACCTGCTCGCCCGTCTGCGCGGCGAGCACGGAGGTGATGTCCTGCGCCGGCGTCCCTACACCGCGTGGGTCGGGGTGCCCGTGCTGCTTCCGGGCGAGAAGACCAGCACCCGCCTCGAGCCCGCTCGAGGGATCTACGCCGAGCTGCCGAGGATCGAGGCGCTTCCCGGCGTCGTCGATGCCTCGGTGTGGATCGGATACGCATGGGCGGACGAGCCGCGCTGCCAGGCGTACGTCGTGGTCACGGGCGATGACCGCGAGCTCATCGCCCGCGAGGCGGAGCGCGTCGCTCGGAGGTTCTGGGAGGCGCGCGAGGAGTTCGTCTTCGTCGCCCGGACGGGGTCGCTCGATGAGGCGGTCGAGCGTGCGCTGGCTCCTGATGCGCGGCATCCGTACCTGATCTCGGACTCCGGAGACAATCCCACCGCGGGCGGTGCCGGGGACGTCACCTGGACCCTCGCGCATCTGCTCGAGCGCGCAGAGCTGACCGGATCCGAGCGCACGACGCTCGTCGCCTCGATCTTCGACCCGGCGGCGGTCGCCGCAGCGGTCGCCGCCGGCGTCGGGGCATCCGTCACCGTCTCGGCGGGAGCGGGAGTCGACGACGGTCCGCACGGTCCCGTCCGGATCTCGGGGACCGTGTTCTCGATCACCCACGGAGACCCGGATGCCGGCACCCAGGTCGTCCTCGCGGTCGGCGGATTGCATGCCGTCATCACCGAACGCCGAAAGCCGTTCCACCACCTGCAGGACTTCCGGATGCTGGGACTGGAGCCGACGACCGCGGACATCGTCGTCGTCAAGATCGGCTACCTCGAACCCGAGCTCTACGACCTCGCAGCCGACTGGACGCTGGCACTCACCCCTGGCGGCGTCGATCAGGACCTGCTGCGTCTCGGACACCGTCGACTGCGACCCGGCGTGTACCCGTTCGATTCCTCGGGCACGCCAGAGCTGACCGCCGTCGTCGTGCGACGCGGCGAGGAGGAGAGCCTCTCATGA
- a CDS encoding ROK family protein, producing the protein MGETQQRATLPADGIVGIDIGGTKISGLVVDAADGLVRGSVPAPAGVGGWAMADAAADLARDLALRAGVPFVAVGVGAAGVIDHETGTVRAASATFVDWAGFPLGDELHARLGVPVSVENDVNAFLLGEVAGTESVEQDVLGVMLGTGVGGAVMIGGALRHGPNGAAGEIGHTPGYSELVCTCGQRGHLETLASGTSIGLRYEARTGTAGLGAREIALLARGGDADAVAVFDAAGRALALACASAATLLDLPRAIVGGGVAHAWDLLEPAIMRTLVTDAPVSGLPLLITPATQGADAVALGAIEAVRRSLEPVGAYR; encoded by the coding sequence ATGGGGGAGACACAGCAGAGGGCGACCCTGCCCGCGGACGGCATCGTCGGCATCGACATCGGCGGGACCAAGATATCGGGACTCGTCGTAGACGCGGCGGACGGGCTCGTCCGCGGAAGCGTCCCGGCTCCTGCCGGCGTCGGCGGGTGGGCGATGGCGGATGCCGCCGCCGACCTCGCACGGGACCTCGCCCTTCGCGCCGGAGTGCCGTTCGTCGCGGTCGGCGTCGGGGCGGCCGGCGTGATCGACCACGAGACGGGCACGGTGAGAGCCGCTTCCGCCACCTTCGTCGACTGGGCGGGCTTCCCGCTCGGCGACGAGCTGCATGCCCGACTGGGCGTGCCGGTCAGCGTCGAGAATGACGTCAACGCCTTCCTGCTCGGCGAGGTCGCCGGCACCGAGAGTGTCGAGCAGGACGTGCTCGGCGTCATGCTCGGCACCGGGGTCGGGGGCGCCGTCATGATCGGCGGTGCACTGAGGCACGGTCCGAACGGGGCGGCGGGGGAGATCGGCCACACCCCGGGGTACAGCGAGCTGGTGTGTACGTGCGGTCAGCGCGGGCATCTCGAGACGCTCGCATCCGGAACCTCGATCGGCCTCCGCTACGAGGCCCGCACCGGCACCGCAGGACTCGGGGCGCGCGAGATCGCGCTGCTGGCACGGGGCGGCGATGCGGATGCCGTCGCGGTCTTCGACGCCGCGGGCCGAGCGCTTGCTCTCGCGTGCGCCAGCGCCGCGACGCTGCTGGACCTGCCGCGGGCGATCGTCGGCGGGGGAGTGGCGCACGCCTGGGACCTCCTGGAACCGGCGATCATGCGGACCCTCGTGACCGATGCCCCGGTATCTGGGCTCCCCCTGCTCATCACACCGGCGACGCAGGGCGCCGACGCCGTCGCCCTCGGCGCGATCGAGGCGGTGCGCCGTTCTCTCGAGCCGGTGGGGGCGTACCGGTGA
- a CDS encoding carbohydrate ABC transporter permease — protein sequence MSTETLTTPTSALRTPRELRRARGAATTPAARVRLVIAHVCIYLAALVFVSPIIYAFFSALKPNTEMFSMPPTLIGSELRWSNFVDVFSYGPFVTYIANSFLVAILGTLVVLVVSTTAGYAFGRLRWKGRDAVFILFLATLMVPAEVLVIPMFQVMQWFNWVDTYQALVLPFAFGAFGTFLMRQFFRGIPYELEEAARVDGAGPIRSFLQIILPLSKSAVAVLAVFTFLTFWNSYLWPLIVTVDYDAHGTLPVGLASFAGLTGTRWDLQMAAAIISMIPTTLLVIILQKHLVKGIAMAGLGGR from the coding sequence ATGAGCACTGAGACCCTCACCACCCCGACGTCGGCGCTGCGCACCCCGCGTGAGCTGCGACGTGCGCGCGGTGCGGCGACCACTCCGGCCGCCCGCGTCCGGCTCGTCATCGCACACGTCTGCATCTACCTCGCAGCCCTCGTGTTCGTCTCGCCGATCATCTACGCGTTCTTCTCGGCGCTGAAGCCCAACACCGAGATGTTCTCGATGCCGCCGACGCTCATCGGCTCGGAGCTCCGCTGGAGCAACTTCGTCGACGTGTTCTCCTACGGGCCCTTCGTCACGTACATCGCCAACTCGTTCCTCGTCGCGATCCTCGGCACCCTCGTCGTGCTGGTCGTGTCCACGACTGCCGGCTACGCCTTCGGCCGCCTGCGCTGGAAGGGCCGCGACGCCGTCTTCATCCTCTTCCTCGCGACGCTGATGGTCCCCGCAGAGGTCCTCGTGATCCCGATGTTCCAGGTCATGCAGTGGTTCAACTGGGTCGACACGTACCAGGCTCTCGTGCTGCCTTTCGCCTTCGGTGCGTTCGGGACGTTCCTGATGCGGCAGTTCTTCCGCGGCATCCCGTACGAGCTCGAAGAGGCCGCCCGCGTCGACGGGGCCGGTCCCATCCGCTCGTTCCTGCAGATCATCCTCCCGCTGTCGAAATCGGCTGTGGCCGTGCTCGCCGTGTTCACGTTCCTGACGTTCTGGAACAGCTATCTGTGGCCGCTCATCGTCACCGTCGACTACGACGCGCACGGCACGCTCCCGGTGGGACTCGCCAGCTTCGCCGGACTGACCGGCACGCGCTGGGACCTGCAGATGGCGGCGGCGATCATCTCGATGATCCCCACCACGCTGCTCGTGATCATCCTGCAGAAGCACCTGGTCAAGGGCATCGCGATGGCTGGACTCGGCGGACGTTGA
- a CDS encoding carbohydrate ABC transporter permease has product MTITTRRRGSLAKVEARQALGFASPALVGLALFTIVPVGLSIVMSVFDWPTFGERSFNGVDNYVKLFTSSPDFWPALRNSALYTLLYVPLSVALSLVLALGLGPRIRGRGALRVLFFIPVVTPMVANVLVWKMMLQPQGLFNGLSETWFGIQLPNFLADPSWAMVMVVAMSVWQGLGYNMLIFSAALEQLPESVLEAASIDGAQGLRRVWSIIIPMISPSIFFATIMTMITSLQVFVQPQLLTGGGPGNSTKPLVMFIWEQGFTFGDLGLAAAAAWILFAIIIAITGLQFAAQKKWVHYEH; this is encoded by the coding sequence ATGACGATCACGACGAGACGTCGCGGATCGCTCGCCAAGGTCGAGGCCCGCCAGGCGCTGGGATTTGCAAGCCCAGCCCTGGTGGGGCTCGCCCTGTTCACGATCGTGCCCGTCGGGCTCTCGATCGTGATGAGCGTCTTCGACTGGCCGACCTTCGGCGAGCGCAGCTTCAACGGCGTGGACAACTACGTCAAGCTGTTCACCAGCAGCCCGGACTTCTGGCCGGCGCTGCGCAACTCGGCGCTGTACACCCTGCTCTACGTGCCGCTGAGCGTCGCTCTCTCGCTCGTGCTCGCCCTCGGCCTCGGGCCGCGTATCCGCGGTCGCGGTGCGCTCCGGGTGCTGTTCTTCATCCCGGTCGTGACGCCGATGGTCGCGAACGTGCTCGTGTGGAAGATGATGCTGCAGCCGCAGGGGCTCTTCAACGGGCTCTCCGAGACGTGGTTCGGCATCCAGCTCCCGAACTTCCTCGCCGATCCATCGTGGGCCATGGTCATGGTCGTCGCGATGAGCGTCTGGCAGGGGCTCGGCTACAACATGCTGATCTTCTCCGCCGCCCTCGAGCAGCTCCCGGAGAGCGTGCTGGAGGCCGCGAGCATCGACGGCGCACAGGGACTCCGTCGCGTGTGGAGCATCATCATCCCGATGATCTCGCCGTCGATCTTCTTCGCGACGATCATGACGATGATCACCTCGCTGCAGGTGTTCGTGCAGCCGCAGCTGCTGACCGGCGGCGGCCCCGGCAACTCCACGAAGCCGCTCGTCATGTTCATCTGGGAGCAGGGCTTCACCTTCGGCGACCTCGGGCTCGCCGCCGCCGCGGCCTGGATCCTCTTCGCGATCATCATCGCCATCACCGGACTGCAGTTCGCCGCACAGAAGAAGTGGGTGCACTATGAGCACTGA
- a CDS encoding ABC transporter substrate-binding protein, with protein MKKLRVGAAVAVAGVAVAMTGCASGDAGGSADGDTIVVDMWAGSESDVDALEAQVAFAQEQNPDIKIKLQTSPWSDFFTKLTTNMASGNMACVTGMSGAQLGGYTQGFRELSEKDLETAGIDWSEFNPSADGILSFEGKVYGVPFDVATMLVYYNQDMLTSAGAATPEIGWTFDDFDAIAADATKDGKYGFAMGMGGYQWMSMPIAYSATQPASEDGTLHIDDEAFVDAASWYAGLVDEKKVAAPVASASDTGWGENQYSGGNAAMAVDGTWNAVTYLKNESGFAAGMAPLPAGVDGNPGPILGSGYGISANCENPEAALKVMGSLLGEDAQDYIASSGRSYPARVSSQPLYFESIDEEYRDQVQSVFEAAFGDTVPLYMTKNWQKLDSYIQPNLVSVYNGQMTMEELLSNAQSQFGE; from the coding sequence ATGAAGAAGTTGCGTGTGGGGGCAGCCGTCGCTGTCGCCGGCGTCGCTGTGGCGATGACCGGCTGTGCAAGTGGAGACGCCGGCGGTTCGGCCGACGGCGACACGATCGTCGTCGACATGTGGGCCGGCAGCGAGTCCGACGTCGACGCGCTGGAGGCGCAGGTCGCGTTCGCCCAGGAGCAGAACCCCGACATCAAGATCAAGCTGCAGACGTCGCCGTGGAGCGACTTCTTCACCAAGCTCACCACGAACATGGCCAGCGGCAACATGGCGTGCGTCACCGGCATGAGCGGCGCCCAGCTCGGCGGCTACACGCAGGGCTTCCGCGAGCTGAGTGAGAAGGACCTCGAGACCGCCGGGATCGACTGGTCGGAGTTCAACCCGAGCGCCGACGGCATCCTGAGCTTCGAGGGCAAGGTCTACGGCGTTCCGTTCGACGTCGCCACCATGCTCGTCTACTACAACCAGGACATGCTGACCTCCGCCGGGGCCGCGACCCCGGAGATCGGCTGGACGTTCGACGACTTCGACGCGATCGCCGCCGACGCCACGAAGGACGGCAAGTACGGATTCGCGATGGGCATGGGCGGCTATCAGTGGATGTCGATGCCCATCGCCTACTCGGCGACGCAGCCGGCCTCCGAGGACGGCACGCTGCACATCGATGACGAGGCGTTCGTCGATGCAGCGTCCTGGTACGCGGGTCTGGTCGACGAGAAGAAGGTCGCAGCCCCCGTGGCATCCGCCTCGGACACGGGCTGGGGCGAGAACCAGTACTCCGGCGGCAACGCCGCCATGGCCGTCGACGGCACCTGGAACGCCGTCACCTACCTGAAGAACGAGTCCGGCTTCGCAGCCGGGATGGCTCCGCTGCCCGCAGGCGTCGATGGCAACCCCGGCCCGATCCTGGGCTCCGGCTACGGCATCTCGGCGAACTGCGAGAACCCGGAAGCCGCTCTCAAGGTGATGGGGTCGCTCCTCGGCGAGGACGCTCAGGACTACATCGCTTCGTCCGGACGCTCGTACCCGGCCCGCGTCTCGTCGCAGCCGCTCTACTTCGAGTCGATCGACGAGGAGTACCGCGACCAGGTGCAGTCCGTCTTCGAGGCCGCCTTCGGCGACACCGTGCCGCTGTACATGACGAAGAACTGGCAGAAGCTCGACAGCTACATCCAGCCGAACCTCGTCAGCGTCTACAACGGCCAGATGACGATGGAAGAGCTCCTGTCGAACGCCCAGTCGCAGTTCGGCGAATGA
- a CDS encoding ROK family transcriptional regulator, whose amino-acid sequence MPDTSPLAVEDLHSRRILDLVARGEARSRSELAGLLGVAASTVGLRVQALLDAGVLQEAGDGTSRGGRRPRVLQIAGDGIVLSLDLGGRHARIGRHSLSGALQGTESIAIDLTEGPEATLDRVAVVFDRLGIDARIHAIGVSLPGPVDIATGSVDQPSRMPGWPGFRVGEHLAARFGAPVAVDNDANLAALGEHRAQFGHTQHSITVKAGTAIGSGVVVDGRIHRGATSAAGDITHTRIDGSGDIPCSCGNTGCLETVASGASLVRQMRERGNDAVRTTSDVLTLARDADPLATSLVRTAGTHLGQALSGVVNFFNPHAVFLTGSMSASEPFIAAVRSRVYEACHPLATQRLRIEAAITGADAILHGAARLALEEREVTPA is encoded by the coding sequence ATGCCCGACACCTCGCCCCTCGCCGTCGAGGACCTGCACTCCCGGCGCATCCTCGATCTCGTCGCGCGCGGCGAAGCCCGCTCCCGCAGCGAGCTCGCCGGACTCCTCGGCGTGGCCGCCTCGACGGTCGGACTCCGGGTGCAGGCGCTGCTGGATGCCGGAGTGCTGCAGGAAGCCGGCGACGGCACCTCACGCGGCGGACGGCGCCCGCGCGTCCTGCAGATCGCGGGCGACGGCATCGTGCTGTCGCTCGATCTCGGCGGTCGACACGCACGGATCGGGCGGCACTCGCTCAGCGGTGCACTGCAGGGCACCGAGTCGATCGCGATCGATCTCACCGAGGGCCCTGAGGCGACGCTGGACCGCGTCGCGGTGGTCTTCGACCGCCTCGGCATCGACGCACGCATCCACGCGATCGGCGTCAGCCTTCCCGGCCCGGTCGACATCGCGACCGGCTCCGTGGATCAGCCCTCGCGGATGCCCGGGTGGCCGGGATTCCGGGTCGGGGAGCACCTCGCTGCCCGCTTCGGTGCGCCGGTCGCCGTCGACAACGACGCCAACCTCGCGGCCCTCGGCGAACATCGTGCGCAGTTCGGACACACTCAGCACAGCATCACCGTGAAGGCGGGCACCGCCATCGGCAGCGGTGTGGTCGTCGACGGGCGGATCCATCGCGGCGCCACGAGCGCCGCCGGCGACATCACGCACACCCGGATCGACGGCAGCGGAGACATCCCCTGCTCGTGCGGGAACACCGGATGCCTCGAGACCGTCGCGAGCGGCGCGAGTCTGGTCAGGCAGATGCGCGAGCGCGGCAACGACGCGGTGCGCACCACCTCCGATGTGCTGACGCTGGCCAGGGACGCCGATCCCCTCGCGACCAGCCTGGTGCGCACCGCGGGCACGCACCTCGGTCAGGCGCTGTCCGGGGTGGTCAACTTCTTCAACCCGCACGCCGTGTTCCTCACCGGGAGCATGAGCGCGTCCGAGCCGTTCATCGCCGCCGTGCGCAGCCGCGTGTATGAGGCCTGCCACCCGCTGGCGACCCAGCGACTGCGCATCGAAGCGGCGATCACCGGGGCGGACGCGATCCTGCACGGCGCGGCCAGACTCGCCCTCGAGGAGCGCGAGGTGACGCCGGCCTGA
- a CDS encoding alpha-L-fucosidase, which produces MRQDWFTLARFGMFVHFGLYSAAARHEWVQNYERLTDADYRQYFEHFDPDLFDAAALARTAKETGMGYVVLTTKHHDGFCLWDSAQTDFTSVAATGRDLVREYVDALRAEGLKVGLYHSLIDWHHPHFTVDWNHPRRDDADAHELNVGRDMSVYRDYLHAQVRELLTQFGEIDYLFFDFTYPQEKDGWAGKGPEDWDAAGLLALCRELQPDMLVNDRLGIPADFVTPEQYQPTAPLVRDGVALTWEACQTLNGSWGYHRDNMDQKSATLLTQMLVDSVSMDGNMLLNIGPDGRGAIAPRDAATLGEIAEWMRLHRDAVLGAGHAEFAPPREGVYTRRGNRLYLSLFSWPMGFVHLPDLADRVVYARLLNDGSWLRTSRSDPEQEAELMTPAGEAEGTLTVHLPVRRPEVLIPVIELTLADD; this is translated from the coding sequence ATGCGACAGGACTGGTTCACCCTCGCCCGTTTCGGGATGTTCGTGCATTTCGGCCTCTACAGCGCGGCAGCGCGCCATGAGTGGGTGCAGAACTACGAGCGGCTGACGGATGCCGACTACCGGCAGTACTTCGAGCACTTCGACCCGGATCTCTTCGACGCCGCGGCGCTCGCGCGCACCGCGAAGGAGACCGGTATGGGCTATGTCGTGCTCACGACGAAGCACCATGACGGCTTCTGCCTCTGGGACTCTGCGCAGACCGACTTCACCTCCGTCGCAGCCACCGGGCGGGATCTCGTGCGCGAGTACGTCGACGCCCTCCGAGCGGAGGGTCTCAAGGTCGGCCTGTACCACTCGCTGATCGACTGGCATCACCCGCACTTCACGGTCGACTGGAATCATCCCCGTCGCGATGACGCCGACGCGCACGAGCTGAACGTCGGGCGGGACATGTCGGTCTACCGCGACTACCTGCACGCCCAGGTCCGCGAGCTGCTCACGCAGTTCGGGGAGATCGACTACCTGTTCTTCGACTTCACCTACCCGCAGGAGAAGGACGGCTGGGCGGGCAAGGGACCGGAGGACTGGGATGCCGCGGGGCTGCTCGCGCTGTGCCGTGAGCTCCAGCCCGACATGCTGGTCAACGATCGCCTGGGCATCCCTGCGGACTTCGTGACACCCGAGCAGTACCAGCCCACCGCGCCGCTCGTCCGCGACGGTGTGGCGTTGACGTGGGAAGCCTGTCAGACGCTCAACGGCTCGTGGGGATACCACCGCGACAACATGGACCAGAAGTCCGCGACGCTGCTCACGCAGATGCTCGTCGACTCGGTCTCGATGGACGGCAACATGCTCCTGAACATCGGTCCGGACGGCCGCGGAGCGATCGCGCCTCGCGACGCCGCGACGCTGGGGGAGATCGCCGAATGGATGCGGCTGCACCGCGATGCGGTGCTCGGCGCCGGTCACGCCGAGTTCGCTCCGCCCCGCGAGGGGGTGTACACGCGCCGGGGGAACCGCCTGTACCTCAGCCTCTTCTCCTGGCCCATGGGTTTCGTGCACCTTCCCGACCTCGCCGACAGAGTCGTGTACGCGCGTCTGCTGAACGACGGGTCCTGGCTGCGGACGAGCCGCTCCGACCCGGAGCAGGAAGCAGAGCTGATGACCCCGGCGGGGGAGGCGGAGGGGACGCTCACGGTGCACCTGCCTGTGCGCCGCCCCGAGGTGCTGATCCCGGTGATCGAGTTGACGCTCGCCGACGACTGA
- the ilvC gene encoding ketol-acid reductoisomerase, with protein sequence MSTEIFYDADADLSIIQGKKVAIVGYGSQGHAHAQNLRDSGVEVAIALKEGSKSAPKAEEAGFAVKTVADATQWADLIMILAPDQHQRTIYSESIAPNLTEGKTLAFAHGFNIRFGYIDAPEGVDVILVAPKAPGHTVRREFVAGRGIPDIIAVERDASGNAWATALSYAKAIGGTRAGVIKTTFTEETETDLFGEQAVLCGGVSHLVQAGFETLTEAGYQPQIAYFEVLHELKLIVDLMWEGGIAKQRWSVSDTAEYGDYVSGPRVVTPEVKESMKAILADIQNGAFAKRFIDDQDNGAEEFLALRAKEETHPIEATGKELRSLFAWKQQDEDYVDGSAAR encoded by the coding sequence GTGAGCACCGAGATCTTCTACGACGCAGACGCCGATCTGTCGATCATCCAGGGCAAGAAGGTCGCGATCGTCGGCTACGGCTCGCAGGGGCACGCGCACGCGCAGAACCTTCGCGACTCGGGCGTCGAGGTCGCCATCGCCCTCAAGGAGGGCTCGAAGTCGGCACCGAAGGCGGAAGAGGCCGGTTTCGCGGTCAAGACCGTCGCCGACGCCACCCAGTGGGCCGACCTCATCATGATCCTGGCGCCGGACCAGCACCAGCGCACCATCTACAGCGAGTCCATCGCCCCGAACCTCACCGAGGGCAAGACGCTCGCCTTCGCGCACGGCTTCAACATCCGGTTCGGCTACATCGACGCGCCCGAGGGTGTCGACGTGATCCTCGTCGCTCCGAAGGCGCCTGGTCACACCGTCCGTCGTGAGTTCGTCGCCGGCCGCGGCATCCCGGACATCATCGCCGTCGAGCGCGACGCATCGGGCAACGCGTGGGCGACCGCGCTGTCGTACGCGAAGGCCATCGGCGGAACGCGTGCGGGCGTCATCAAGACGACCTTCACCGAAGAGACCGAGACCGACCTGTTCGGCGAGCAGGCCGTGCTGTGCGGTGGCGTCAGCCACCTCGTGCAGGCCGGCTTCGAGACGCTGACGGAGGCGGGCTACCAGCCGCAGATCGCGTACTTCGAGGTGCTGCACGAACTGAAGCTCATCGTCGACCTCATGTGGGAGGGCGGCATCGCCAAGCAGCGCTGGTCGGTCTCCGACACGGCCGAGTACGGCGACTACGTCTCCGGCCCCCGCGTCGTGACGCCCGAGGTCAAGGAGTCGATGAAGGCGATCCTCGCCGACATCCAGAACGGCGCCTTCGCCAAGCGCTTCATCGACGACCAGGACAACGGTGCCGAGGAGTTCCTGGCGCTGCGCGCCAAGGAGGAGACGCACCCGATCGAGGCCACCGGCAAGGAGCTGCGCTCGCTCTTCGCATGGAAGCAGCAGGATGAGGATTACGTGGACGGCAGCGCTGCGCGCTGA
- the ilvN gene encoding acetolactate synthase small subunit, which yields MSTHVLSLLVENTPGLLTRVAGLFARRGFNIDSLAVGVTEVPGISRITVVVDLEDLPLEQVTKQLNKLINVIKIVELDFPTSVQREHMLVKVRTDNATRSNVIEVANLFRASVVDYASDALVIEVTGDRGKVDAMLRALEPFGIKEIAQSGLLAIGRGGKSITERVLRG from the coding sequence ATGTCGACTCACGTGCTGAGCCTCCTGGTGGAGAACACCCCTGGTCTGCTGACTCGCGTCGCCGGGCTCTTCGCCCGTCGCGGCTTCAACATCGACTCGCTTGCGGTGGGCGTCACAGAGGTGCCTGGCATCTCGCGCATCACCGTGGTCGTCGACCTCGAAGATCTGCCCCTGGAACAGGTGACCAAGCAGCTCAACAAGCTGATCAACGTCATCAAGATCGTCGAACTCGATTTCCCGACCTCCGTGCAGCGCGAGCACATGCTCGTCAAGGTCCGCACCGACAATGCGACCCGCTCGAACGTGATCGAGGTCGCCAACCTGTTCCGGGCCTCGGTCGTGGACTACGCCTCGGACGCGCTGGTGATCGAGGTCACCGGCGATCGGGGCAAGGTCGACGCCATGCTCCGCGCCCTCGAGCCGTTCGGCATCAAGGAGATCGCGCAGTCGGGCCTCCTCGCCATCGGCCGCGGCGGCAAGAGCATCACCGAGCGCGTCCTGCGCGGCTGA